A stretch of Myxococcus hansupus DNA encodes these proteins:
- a CDS encoding cell division protein FtsX translates to MSTLSKVTYFCRSAAVGLKQSPFVHFIAVTTIAIALFSAGMARGAARVLDNLLASLGGEVEVTVYLAPELDPDEVHAVRSHVEAFSRGVVTLVPPDAALSRLRAELGDLGEALAELPENPLPVSLELRVPPERRNPEALQSLAKALREAPGVSGVDYGEAAVQRLSAIARALRFGSLVAFAVVLGATVVIVAATLQLAIYSRRGEIEIQKLVGATDRFVKAPFLLEGLLQGVLGAAVALFGLWAFGRVLGPTLGALFAFLLGPGVAAPWVEPRMALELLCAGCGLGLGGSFVAVGRFLRV, encoded by the coding sequence ATGAGCACGTTGTCGAAGGTGACGTACTTCTGCCGCTCGGCGGCGGTGGGGCTGAAGCAGTCGCCCTTCGTGCACTTCATCGCGGTGACGACCATCGCCATCGCGCTGTTCTCCGCGGGCATGGCCCGGGGCGCGGCGCGGGTGTTGGACAACCTGCTGGCTTCGCTGGGCGGCGAGGTCGAGGTGACGGTGTACCTGGCCCCGGAGCTGGACCCGGACGAGGTCCACGCCGTGCGCTCCCACGTGGAGGCGTTCAGCCGCGGCGTGGTGACGCTGGTGCCGCCGGACGCCGCGCTGTCCCGGCTGCGCGCCGAACTGGGAGACCTGGGCGAGGCCCTGGCGGAGCTGCCCGAGAATCCGCTGCCGGTGTCCTTGGAGCTGCGCGTGCCTCCGGAGCGGCGCAACCCGGAGGCGCTCCAGTCGCTCGCCAAGGCCCTGCGGGAGGCGCCCGGGGTGTCCGGTGTGGACTACGGCGAGGCGGCGGTGCAGCGGCTGTCGGCCATCGCGAGGGCGCTGCGTTTCGGCTCGTTGGTGGCCTTCGCGGTGGTGCTGGGCGCCACGGTGGTCATCGTGGCGGCGACGCTGCAGCTCGCCATCTATTCGCGGCGCGGCGAGATTGAAATCCAGAAGCTGGTGGGCGCCACGGACCGCTTCGTGAAAGCGCCCTTCCTCCTGGAGGGGCTGCTTCAAGGGGTGCTGGGCGCGGCGGTGGCGTTGTTCGGGCTGTGGGCCTTCGGCCGCGTGCTGGGGCCCACGCTGGGGGCGCTCTTCGCCTTCCTGCTGGGCCCCGGGGTGGCGGCGCCGTGGGTGGAGCCCCGGATGGCGTTGGAGTTGCTGTGCGCGGGCTGTGGCCTCGGGCTCGGGGGCAGCTTCGTCGCGGTGGGGCGCTTCCTCCGCGTATGA
- a CDS encoding murein hydrolase activator EnvC family protein → MSRGLLLLALGLCASTALAAAPARVPEESEQAALRERLAAQRATLALVEAKKLSVLEGVEMMQEMAAFSRRRVRSLEGDLAVFRRRVLLAEREQAVLAEALTQQLRRLSPRLRTLYRLMRRRPLEVLLSAEDFAALVWRARALEASMSGDLELLRTVQRVARLQRQATRELGRLQASLAARMAFLQEQERLARLQQEGLEEVVGTLAGEAELARRAVRELEQADAELTRVVKDLKELPATSGFGALRGKLPRPVQGVVEVGFGKVINPRFNTVTVQKGLDIRAAPGTPVQAVAEGTVAYAGSLRGYGKLLILDHGDGYHTLMAHLSAILPELGAMVLPGDVVGEVGDTGSLKGAYLYFEVRKGGQAVDPALWLTASP, encoded by the coding sequence ATGAGCCGGGGCCTCCTCTTGCTCGCGCTGGGGCTCTGCGCCTCCACGGCCCTGGCCGCCGCTCCGGCACGCGTGCCCGAGGAGTCCGAGCAGGCCGCGCTGCGTGAGCGGCTGGCCGCGCAGCGCGCGACGCTGGCGCTGGTGGAGGCGAAGAAGCTCTCCGTGCTGGAGGGCGTGGAGATGATGCAGGAGATGGCCGCCTTCTCCCGCCGGCGCGTGCGCTCGTTGGAAGGCGACCTGGCGGTGTTCCGCCGGCGGGTGCTGCTGGCCGAGCGCGAGCAGGCCGTGCTGGCCGAGGCGCTGACGCAGCAGTTGCGGCGGCTGTCCCCGCGCCTGCGCACGCTGTACCGGCTGATGCGCCGCCGCCCGCTGGAGGTGCTGCTGTCGGCCGAGGACTTCGCCGCGCTGGTGTGGCGCGCGCGAGCGCTGGAGGCCAGCATGTCCGGCGACCTGGAGCTGCTGCGCACCGTGCAGCGCGTGGCGCGGTTGCAGCGTCAGGCGACGCGTGAATTGGGGCGGCTCCAGGCGTCGCTCGCGGCGCGCATGGCCTTCCTCCAGGAGCAGGAGCGGCTGGCCCGCTTGCAGCAAGAGGGGTTGGAGGAGGTGGTGGGGACGCTCGCGGGCGAGGCGGAGCTGGCCCGGCGCGCGGTGCGCGAGCTGGAGCAGGCCGACGCGGAGCTGACGCGAGTGGTGAAGGACCTGAAGGAGCTGCCCGCGACCAGCGGCTTCGGCGCGCTGCGCGGCAAGCTCCCCCGGCCGGTGCAGGGCGTGGTGGAGGTGGGCTTCGGCAAGGTCATCAACCCCCGCTTCAACACCGTCACCGTCCAGAAGGGATTGGACATCCGCGCCGCGCCGGGCACGCCCGTGCAGGCGGTGGCGGAGGGCACCGTGGCCTATGCCGGCTCGCTGCGGGGCTACGGCAAGCTGCTCATCCTGGACCACGGAGATGGCTACCACACGCTCATGGCCCACCTGTCCGCCATCCTCCCGGAGCTGGGCGCCATGGTGCTCCCGGGTGACGTCGTGGGGGAGGTGGGCGACACCGGCTCCCTCAAGGGCGCCTACCTCTACTTCGAGGTCCGCAAGGGCGGGCAGGCGGTCGACCCCGCACTGTGGCTGACCGCCTCGCCCTAA
- a CDS encoding alpha/beta fold hydrolase — MDLMGGMQKALRHMLVARGVESSTVRIGGQEVHHYALEGSGKGPPAVLVHGLGGSANGFGRTLFGMSKRFSRVYAPDLPGHGFSVEYCGGEVCVRNQFDVLRAYVEDVVKEPAFIVGNSLGGAMAVNLAADYPQWVKALALVAPAGAQLPEEENTALLNSFAVKSPAEARAFTRRLFHRAPLPALLFAYELRHFYDTPTVRALTAEALATRACLEPEQVRNLAMPVLFLWGGSERLLPSETLNWYRAHLPAHAQVRVVDGFGHVPQLERPDELVSHLVRFADSAEL; from the coding sequence ATGGACCTGATGGGCGGAATGCAAAAGGCGCTGCGGCACATGCTGGTGGCGCGAGGGGTCGAGTCCTCGACGGTGCGCATCGGTGGCCAAGAGGTGCACCACTACGCGCTGGAGGGGTCGGGGAAGGGGCCGCCGGCGGTGCTGGTGCACGGCCTGGGCGGGTCCGCGAATGGCTTCGGGCGCACGCTCTTCGGGATGTCGAAGCGGTTCTCCCGCGTGTACGCGCCGGACCTGCCGGGGCACGGCTTCTCCGTCGAGTACTGTGGCGGCGAGGTGTGTGTCCGCAACCAGTTCGACGTGCTGCGCGCCTACGTGGAAGACGTGGTGAAGGAGCCCGCGTTCATCGTGGGCAACTCGCTGGGCGGCGCCATGGCGGTGAACCTGGCGGCGGACTACCCGCAGTGGGTGAAGGCGCTGGCGCTGGTGGCGCCCGCGGGCGCGCAGTTGCCGGAGGAAGAGAACACCGCGCTGCTCAACTCGTTCGCGGTGAAGTCGCCCGCGGAGGCGCGCGCCTTCACGCGGCGGCTGTTTCACCGCGCGCCGCTGCCCGCGCTGCTCTTCGCGTACGAGCTGCGCCACTTCTACGACACGCCCACCGTGCGGGCGCTCACGGCGGAGGCGTTGGCCACGCGCGCCTGCCTGGAGCCCGAGCAGGTTCGCAACCTGGCCATGCCGGTGCTCTTCCTGTGGGGCGGCAGCGAGCGGCTCCTCCCGTCGGAGACGCTGAACTGGTACCGCGCCCACCTGCCTGCCCACGCCCAGGTGCGCGTGGTGGACGGCTTCGGGCATGTGCCGCAGTTGGAGCGCCCGGACGAGCTGGTCTCGCACCTGGTGCGCTTCGCCGACTCGGCGGAGCTGTGA
- a CDS encoding S41 family peptidase, which produces MTGSSQPWRAALAAFTLLCAPAVSAAERPERDEATYRQLETFARVLSYVENNYVEPPDRQRLMYGAIQGMLETLDPHTVFLPPDVFREMKIDTSGEWGGLGIEIARKGERIVVVAPIDDTPAARAGIKAGDELVGIDGERTEGMDVARAMQKMRGPAGGRVLLSIMREGFTAPREIAIIRDHIRIVSVEGALHGGIGHVKVKNFQERTDLYLRKELERLRGLNGGKELRGLVLDLRNNPGGLLDQAVAVSDRFLPGNLTIVSTRGRDGRGGTLERSKDRDTEKDYPLVVLVNAGSASASEIVAGALQDHGRAAILGTPTFGKGSVQTVIELEDGSGLKLTIARYYTPKGRSIQERGITPDFLVPDEPGGKVPREVVREKDLQRHFRAEPAASSEPAAPEPRGLPEGLKAWDVTAKLEDYPLRVALDYLNGMASAPARAPARAAGR; this is translated from the coding sequence GTGACCGGTTCCTCTCAGCCGTGGCGGGCGGCGCTGGCCGCCTTCACCCTCCTGTGTGCCCCCGCGGTGAGTGCCGCGGAGCGGCCCGAGCGCGACGAAGCCACGTACCGCCAGTTGGAGACGTTCGCGCGGGTGCTCTCCTACGTGGAGAACAACTACGTGGAGCCGCCGGACCGCCAGCGGCTCATGTACGGCGCCATCCAGGGCATGCTGGAGACGTTGGATCCGCACACCGTCTTCCTGCCTCCGGACGTGTTCCGGGAGATGAAGATCGACACCTCGGGCGAGTGGGGCGGCCTGGGCATCGAAATCGCGCGCAAGGGCGAGCGCATCGTCGTGGTGGCCCCCATCGATGACACGCCCGCGGCGCGCGCGGGCATCAAGGCCGGCGACGAGCTGGTGGGCATCGACGGCGAGCGGACCGAAGGCATGGACGTCGCGCGCGCGATGCAGAAGATGCGCGGTCCGGCCGGTGGGCGCGTGTTGCTCTCCATCATGCGCGAGGGGTTCACCGCGCCCCGTGAAATCGCCATCATCCGAGACCACATCCGCATCGTGTCCGTGGAGGGTGCGCTTCATGGCGGCATCGGCCACGTGAAGGTGAAGAACTTCCAGGAGCGCACGGACCTGTACCTCCGCAAGGAACTGGAGCGGCTGCGGGGGCTCAACGGCGGCAAGGAGCTGCGCGGGCTGGTGCTCGACTTGCGCAACAACCCGGGCGGGCTGTTGGACCAGGCGGTGGCGGTGAGCGACCGGTTCCTACCGGGCAACCTGACCATCGTCTCCACCCGAGGGCGGGATGGTCGGGGCGGCACGCTGGAGCGCAGCAAGGACCGCGACACGGAGAAGGACTATCCCCTGGTGGTGCTGGTCAACGCGGGCAGCGCCTCCGCGTCCGAAATCGTGGCGGGCGCGCTCCAGGACCACGGGCGCGCGGCCATCCTGGGCACGCCGACGTTCGGCAAGGGCAGTGTGCAGACGGTCATCGAGCTGGAGGACGGCTCGGGCCTGAAGCTGACCATCGCGCGCTACTACACGCCGAAGGGACGCAGCATCCAGGAGCGCGGCATCACCCCGGACTTCCTCGTGCCGGACGAGCCCGGTGGCAAGGTGCCGCGCGAGGTGGTGCGTGAGAAGGACCTCCAGCGGCATTTTCGCGCCGAGCCCGCTGCGTCGAGCGAGCCCGCCGCGCCAGAGCCACGTGGGCTTCCCGAGGGACTGAAGGCCTGGGACGTCACCGCGAAGCTCGAGGACTATCCTCTGCGGGTCGCCTTGGACTATTTGAACGGCATGGCCTCCGCCCCCGCGCGTGCGCCAGCACGGGCCGCGGGTCGCTGA